ATATCTTAGTCATTGATAAATAGGATTCCCCTAGTGCAGTGGAAAATCAGATGGATAACACTTGATATTATCCACACTAGACAAACATTACTGCTTGTCAAGGTGATATACAGGAGATTTTTCCATATTTGGAAAGAGGATTGGCCTAGCGGTGCTTCAGAGGCTGTAAGAAGGGaagactgaaaattaatttaagaacaaaattcctttttattgcAGTGTGAAAAGGACGAAACTAAAGAAAAGTAACACAAGCAAACCTCAGATCAGCAAGGACTCCAAGAAGGTGTCCCTTGGCTCAGTGGACTCGCAGACAGGGAACAGAGAGAACGACCTTCAGACTTCTCTCAGCCCTCAATCTGAAGTGACGTGCAGGAGGAGTCCAGGACTGCTAAAGGACTGCACAAATACAATTGAGAGCAACTTGGAGCTTCCTGTTTTAGAGCTGGAAAATAATCAGAGACAGCCAGATGGTGTTAGCAGCCAGCAAAAACCTCGCTCTGTGGAATGGTTGAAGTCAAGTCTTCTGAGTGAGAACTCTCCTTGTAGCTCTGAATCAGCACTGCTAGGTCCAAAGCGAAGTCAAAAAGTGACCAAAACACAGGCTCAACAAAAGACCTGTGCTCCAGAAGAAAAGGTAGAGCATTTTGAAAACTTATCCTCTGAAGGGACTCTTTTAATTCCTAGCAATACAGAGATGAGTAAGTGTGATGATGGTTGTTTAGGTCCATTCTTGGAGGAGGAGACCCCACTTAATTCTGGGTTGTTTTCTAAGCAAGATATGACAAAGGCTACATCTGATGAGGAGTCACTAAAGAAAAACCTCTCCCAGCCTCTTTCTGTGAGGAACAGTATAGCACAGACAAGCCAAAATGAGCCAAGCACAACCCCTGAAGATGTGATGCCACCATCATGTAtagagctgcagcctgtgcctTCAGAGAAACTTagccagaaaaggaaaaaagaagttgaaAATGGTCTCAGGAAGTTAAAACTCCGACGGCTTAAAAGGTCTAAAGTCTGAAATACTACCTTGACAACGTGGGTGGACAGCCAAACTTGTGTTTGGAAAGGATATGCAAAAAGTAGGAagcaattcaaaacaaaaataatcaaaatacacagtaaaaatgagataaaactGTTAAAGTAAATTTAAGTAACTGAATATCTTAGTCATAATTCTAATGAAGGTAATTCTTCAGGGATTAGACATTAATATTGTACGAACGAGGGTAGtatttatagaaagaaaaatctctttcacAGTAATATTTACCAAGCAAAATTTTAGATGTATGTTTCAGTACTGTTAAAAAGTCGTATCAGCTGATGACAGCCAAAGCTAAACCCACTTCTGTGATCTCTTAGCAGCTGCAGTGATTCagtgttttgcttctttcaggACACTGTTTtagtaaaaattaattcttcctttctctctgcattAGGTTGTGGTTTATTCACATGATCTTTACAAGTAAGACAAACTGAGCTCATTTCAGATAAAACTTGTAACCAGGATTTAATGTTGCTGGTAATTTTCTGTTGTTAATTAACTGCAGTTTCTGCTTGTGCAGTTTTGATGTGAACGTTTATTCCTAGCCCAGCCTGTGGAGACAAGTGATGGTGCATTCAGCCTTTGGAGAAATGAACATTGTTTTATATCTGCAGTCACCTGGATGTGCAGACCTTGCTGTTGGGAAGAGATCTTTATATGAGAACAGATTTACTTGTTATTTTAAGATAGAGGTAATTTTTAATTGCACAGTGCAATTCATACTGCTTTTGTAACATGTGAATTACCTAAGGAAATGtaactttttatttcatgcttaTCTTTTTATATGCTTAGAATAAAATTATAAGCAGTTTTCTTCAAATCATTGTGACCACAGATACTTTATGTGAAGCAATTTTGAACAATCCTACTGACATATCCTCATTTAGTTTCAGAAGGATATTCACATCCACAGGCATTCAAGTTGATACTGCAATGCATGTCCTTAAGAGAGTTAGCAGCTTGGCAGTTGACAGCAAGACACTGCTAATGGAACAGCATCTCTCTGCTGtaaatactttcttcttttgctgtAAGTGAAAAAAGGTTCTGCATACCTtccaaaagacattttcttttttatttcagcctGTTTGCATGATTTGTCTCACAGGGCTTTGCAGTCAGCTTGCTCCTGCTTACTAGTCTTCAGGCTCTGCAGAAAGGGCTTTCTTAGTAACAGCAAAACCAAGGCTGCAAATGAACCTGAGTTTGGAGGAAGTATAGTCTGAGGTATGTTTACTGTCATCTCTTCCAGGGGCTTCAGATCCTGGGCCAGGAAGAGAGTAAAAAGCACCTTTTTGATGGACTTAAAATTTTGAGATATAAGGACATTTAATTaagaattcagaaaaataagagtaagcttaaccattctatgattctgtttaaAATAGAATAACTTGATTCTCATCTTTGCATACACTAATAAAGTCTTAGCATAGATTTTTCTGGGGGCCTTCTTTAAGTTCTTACAGTAAAGTAACTGATAAAAACTGCTACAAGCACATATTCCAGACTGCAATTTTAAATTACCATTActtctttgcttttacttggatACTCTTGGTTGTAACAGATACCTACAGGAGAGGTTTCAATGATTATGCAGTAACAGACACAAGTTGAGTTTGTAAAATCACTTCAgttacttctttttattttgttgtggttAAGAAGACCTTACGCTTGATTTTGCAAGCTGATGAATGCACTGATTGTATCTGTGAACACTGTAGATGGTCTTGAGCAAGTACACCCCAAATTATTGCAAAGAGTTTGGGATTCTGatgcttcctttcttcttcctctcctcctagTCCATTTAAGTCAAGTATTAGAAACCAAAGGGCAACCCCATAGAGTTTGGTGCCATCACATACTGTTACTAGATACTTAATCAACTTGCTGATAGTGTGGGACCATCCTCCTTTTACCATCCTCCTTTtaatcgtagaatggtttgagttggaaaggaccttaaggtcatccagttccaaccccagtgccatgagcagggacacctcacactaaaccatggcacccaaggctctgtccaacctggccttgaacaccaccagggatggtgcattcacagcttccttgggcaacccattccagtgtctcaccacccttacagtaaagaatttcctccttatatctaacctaaacttcccctgtttaagtttgaaccgATTacctattgctacagtcccttaTGAAGGGTCCAAGTTGTGGTGCAACAGTTAGAAACATTAGGCTAGATGTA
This window of the Melopsittacus undulatus isolate bMelUnd1 chromosome 3, bMelUnd1.mat.Z, whole genome shotgun sequence genome carries:
- the SLX4IP gene encoding protein SLX4IP isoform X1, which gives rise to MASNKFVIKCGNFAVLVDVHILPQGSSKDTSWFSDHEKENVCMLLEEVVASRVKQYLEAPKQRGQWKSMEHAPSGPLFLTANSLHITAYFMKRWVNLRCAVGKRYRDLRVFPDRFIVCVTKLDFDPSDWTCDNDVLKEELSNRTSEYFTESAENKKVEISLNEQIKQGILKEIVKRTKLKKSNTSKPQISKDSKKVSLGSVDSQTGNRENDLQTSLSPQSEVTCRRSPGLLKDCTNTIESNLELPVLELENNQRQPDGVSSQQKPRSVEWLKSSLLSENSPCSSESALLGPKRSQKVTKTQAQQKTCAPEEKVEHFENLSSEGTLLIPSNTEMSKCDDGCLGPFLEEETPLNSGLFSKQDMTKATSDEESLKKNLSQPLSVRNSIAQTSQNEPSTTPEDVMPPSCIELQPVPSEKLSQKRKKEVENGLRKLKLRRLKRSKV
- the SLX4IP gene encoding protein SLX4IP isoform X2, whose translation is MASNKFVIKCGNFAVLVDVHILPQGSSKDTSWFSDHEKENVCMLLEEVVASRVKQYLEAPKQRGQWKSMEHAPSGPLFLTDLRVFPDRFIVCVTKLDFDPSDWTCDNDVLKEELSNRTSEYFTESAENKKVEISLNEQIKQGILKEIVKRTKLKKSNTSKPQISKDSKKVSLGSVDSQTGNRENDLQTSLSPQSEVTCRRSPGLLKDCTNTIESNLELPVLELENNQRQPDGVSSQQKPRSVEWLKSSLLSENSPCSSESALLGPKRSQKVTKTQAQQKTCAPEEKVEHFENLSSEGTLLIPSNTEMSKCDDGCLGPFLEEETPLNSGLFSKQDMTKATSDEESLKKNLSQPLSVRNSIAQTSQNEPSTTPEDVMPPSCIELQPVPSEKLSQKRKKEVENGLRKLKLRRLKRSKV